ATCTAAATCATCTTTATACGCTGCACCTTTAGCATCATACTCAAAATGACCGTAATAACCTTTCAACTCGCCAATTTCTACAATATAAGCATTAAAATAAATTTTATTTTCAATTAATTCTTCTTTGTATTGTGCAGCAAAATTCGTTATTTTTTCAATACCATCATAATTTATTTTGACATTTTTATATATAAAATCATAAAAAACGGGTTTATTTTGAGGAATGTTCAAATAATTATTAATTCTATTGATAACTATATCGTTTTCGCAAAGTATCGTAAAACTCGAAAGTAACGCTATGAAAATGTATTTTCTAGTTTCTTCTCTATTATAATCATTGCTAAAATGCCCAGCTTCAAACAACAAAGTTGGAACTCCTAATGACTGAAACGTATCGCCAATGCAATTTATATTAAAAGAATCGTCGAATCTCCCTACTTGATTAGGTATATATTGTTGCAATACAGAATTAATACCTGCAATAAGATTAATTGCCTTAAGTCGAGAGTCATTTATATCTCGTTCTTCATTATAGGATGGTGCTAAAAAAGATACTGTAGCTACTTTACCCGTGTCACTTACTCCAAAAATTGTACGTTGATCATGAAGATTAAAACAATAGTCTGGCTTAAAAGACATAAATGCCTCTCTAAGCACCCTACTTTCTGGTTGGGAAAGATCTTGGGAATCTCTATTTAAATCAATTGAATTAGCATTTACACGTGTATACAACTTAGCACCATCAGGATTCAGAATAGGTATGGCATAAAAAGTAAAAGTAGAAAGCAATTTTTCAGCAAGATCAGTTCTGCTATTTAATAAGTTAAGAAAATCAAATAATGCCTTTGTAGTGGTACTTTCGTTTCCATGCATCTGAGACCATAGAAATATTTTGGTATCTCCATTTCCAATTTGGTATTTATAAATTGGTTTTTCAAGAACCGATTTTCCTATAATAGAAAGTTGGTTTTTCGAATTTAATTTATTTAATAAAGGCTCAATTGATTCTAAAGTCAGATACCTACCTTCAATAGATGCTTCTTTATTTTCAACGAATAATTGTTCTAAATCCATAGTATAATATTTAATTTACAAAAGTAAACAACTTTATTTTTACAAAAGTAAACTTGTGAATTCACCTTTATTTTATAATTGTAAACAGCTTTGTTGGTGTTTGATTCCTGATTTAATTGTCTATAATTAACATTTGTCACTTGTGTTAAATTTAAATTATACAAACTTATAATCAGTAATTTATACTAACTTATATAATGTATTAGTTTGCTTTTAAAATACAATTTATTACTATTTACATATGTAATATTGTCTTTTAGCTCTTTTTTATTTACATTTGTAATCCTACTAATTAGAACATGAATTTACAATGGTAAACACGGAAGATTTTGTTAAACGCTTAGAAATTATACTTGATTATTATAGTATTAATGCCTCCACATTTGCAGATAAAATTGGTGTACAGAGATCTAGTCTATCCCACCTTCTCTCAGGAAGAAACAAACCAAGTCTTGATTTTATTTTGAAAATTTTAGAAGTCTATCCTGATGTAGATTTGTATTGGATTTTAAATGGAAAAGGAAGTTTTCCAAAAAATGGAGATAAAGATCTAGTAGTTGAAAATAGCGCAACTTCAGAATTAAAGCTAAATAGTCCTACTCCAGCAACTGAATCTTCAATTCCTGAAAACTTATTTTCTCAAAATGAAAATGATAAAGAAAGTTTCCCAAATGTTGAAAGTGAAATCATTTCTGGAGATGTGGATAAAATCGTGTTTTTTTATAAAGATGGAACTTTTAAAATTTTCAAACCCCAATAAATAATTTGTATTTTGAAAATTACAAAAGCATCAATTACATTTTAAATCCATATTCTGGATTTTTCCCTTCTACTCCAATAAAGTGTGTTTTTAGAATTTCAATATCTACCTCTAAATTTCCTGTCGGCATCAATGGTAAGCCTAAATTGACTTCTTTTTTTCCAAAATCAAATGTGACTGGAATTATTGGAACATTTGCTTTTAAAGCTATATAATAAAAACCTGTTCTAAGTTCGCTTACTTTTTTACGTGTCCCTTCAGGAGCAACTGCTAATCGAAACGTTTTTCTTCTTTCAAAAATAGCAGCAATTGAATCAACTTTATTTAATCCTCCAGATCTGTCTAAAGGTTCCCCTCCCATATATCTAAAATAATAACCAAAAGGAAAACGAAATAATTCTTTCTTACCTACCCAATTCATATCTAAACCAGTTATTCCTCTTGTGAATATCCCTAAGTAAAAATCATGTGCGCTTGTATGTGGCATTACCATCATCACACACTTTTTTATATTTGCATCTATACTGCCAACAATTCTCCAGCCCATAAGCTTGAAAAATATCCATTTATATATTTGTTTCTTCATTCCTACGTAATTTTGTGCAAAGTATATAATTTTAAACTAATTTAGATAAAAACTGCAATTGATGCTGAAAAAAATATTGAGTTATATTATTCCTATAAAAATTCATACAAAAAAATCTCCCTTAAGCAAATCACTAGAAGTTACATGGGCTAATGGAGAATTAGTTTTAGATTCGAAAAACACAAACTATTCGTATGGAAGTTTACAGCGCATTTTAAGATTGGGCCTGAAAACAATTGGCTTTGACAACATAATTCCCATGGATCATGTGTTAGTTCTAGGCGTAGCTGGAGGTAGCGTTATAAAAACATTAGTTGATGAAATCGAATACAAAGGTAAAATTACAGGCGTCGAAATCGATTCGGATATAATTAATATAGCCAATCAATATTTTAACCTAGATAAAATTGACCAACTTGAAATCATTATTGATGATGCATTTGAATTTGTATTAAAAACAAAAAATAAATATGATTTGATTATTATTGACATCTTCCAAGATACAACAATGCCTAATTTTTTATTTGAATCTTTTTTTATTGATAGAATATGTTTCCTCTTAAACAGTAAAGGATTTGCTCTTTTCAATACAATGCTTTTAAACAAAAAAGATAACGTAAGAAATGAAAAGTACATTGCAGAATTTGATACTATTCATTTTAAAATCAAATCCATTCCTAGAGTAGAAAATCATAATGAATTAATTGTTATCGAGAAATTATTATAAGTTTTACTTTCTTTTTATTGATACATAAAAAAATTAATATTTTTTTTGTTATTATAATAATTAAATGTACTTTGCGTCATACTAACACATATAAATTAGTATAACTAAAAGTCAATTATTTGTGCCATGAAAAAAATAAATATTCAAAAATCTGTTTTGACATTAACAGTTTTATCTAGTATTTCATTAATGTCCTTTATTGATCCACCTAAATACCGTGATTTAAACAAAAACGGAAAAATGGATCCTTATGAAAATATAAAACTTCCTATCGAAAAAAGAATCAGTAATTTGATTTCTTTAATGAATATAGAAGAAAAAGCAGGGATGATGTTTATTAACGGAACGCTAATTAACACCGATGGTACTATTGATAAAAAAGAAGGTGCAACTGGTATGGCAGCTCGGCTTCCTTCTCCTCGTGAATTGATTGAAAATAAAAAAATGAATCACTTTAATTATTGGCAAGCACCCAATGTTAAAGAAATAGCTATGGGCTACAATGCCATTCAAAAAGTAGCCGAAGGTACTCGTCTTGGAATTCCAGTAACAATTGCATCAGATCCTCGTCATTATTTTAGTAATAATGTTTTCGCTATGGAAGCAAATGGATTTTCACAATGGCCTGAACAACTTGGTTTTGCAGCAATTAATGACACTCAATTAATGCAAAAGTTTGGTGATATTGCACGTCAAGAATACCTAGCTGTTGGAATTCGTGAAGCGTTACATCCTATGGCTGATTTAGCAACGGAACCGCGTTGGCCTCGTGTTAGTGGGACTTTTGGAGAAGATGCCAATCTTTCTGCTCGAATGATTAAAGCGTACATTTTGGGTTTTCAAGGAAACAAATTAGATGTAAACAGTGTAGCAACTATGACCAAGCACTTTTCTGGTGGAGGTCCTCAAAAAGAAGGACTTGATCCTCATTTTCAATATCAAAAAGGACAAGTATATCCAGGTAATAATTTCAATTATCATTTAATTCCATTCGAAGCGGCTTTCGATGCACATACAGCTGCAATTATGCCTTATTATGGTGTGCCAATGGAACAAACTTCTGAGAATGTAGGTTTCTCTTATAACAAAGACATTATTACACGACTTTTACGTGATAAATACAAATACGATGGTGTAGTTTGTACTGATTGGGGTTTAGTGACTGATACTCAAATGGGTCCTGTTGTATGGCCGGCACGTGCTTGGGGGGTTGAAAACCTTAGTGAAAAAGAACGGGTAAAAAAAATAATTGAAGCTGGTTGTGATCAATTTGGTGGAGAAAATTGCCCGCAATATATAGTTGAATTAGTTAAAGAAGGACAAATAAAAGAGTCTCGTATTGACCAATCTATCAGACGTTTGTTGAGACAAAAATTTACTTTAGGTTTATTTGATAATCCATACGTTGATGTAGAAAAAGCAACCCAAATTGTAGGTCGTGCCGATTTTAGAAAATTAGGTGACGAAACACAACGTCGTTCTATGACTTTATTAAAAAATGACATTAAACTTCCGTTAATTGCTGTGGCAAAATTGAAGATTTATGTAAAAAATATTGATCCTAAAATAGCTTCTAAATATGGACTTATTGTAGCACTTCCTGAACAAGCAGATGTTGCTATTATACGCTTGAATACTCCATGGGTACCATTAGAAACTGATAATCCTTTTGCCAAAGGGTTTCATCACGGAGATTTAGATTTTAAAGGAAAAGACCTAGAAGACGTAATTACACTTTGTAAAACAGTTCCTACTATTGTTGATATTTACTTAGATCGTCCTGCTGTTTTTCCTGAGATTAATGCTGCAGCCAAAGGTGTTTTTGGAAATTATGGCGCTAGCGATGCAGCCTTATTGGATGTGATTTTTGGAAATGCTAAACCCGAAGGAAAATTACCTTTTGAGCTTCCGTCTTCGATGGAAGCGGTAAGAAATCAAAAAGAAGATGTGCCTTATGACTCTAAAGATCCTTTATACCATTTTGGTTTTGGATTGAGTTATTAGATTTTTAATTGTTGTTAGTTAATTATGTTTCTAAAAAATGCTTCTCTATAAATATGAAGCATTTTTTTTGATTTTAATTCAACACGTTAAAGATGGAATCTAAACTAATTATTTTGTACTTTCGGTAGGAACAGTAAAACTAAATTTGGATGAAAAAAACGGTACGGAAACTACTTTTAGGAAATGTAGCCAAAATGGGAAAACCAAAATTTAATCCTATTCAAAAACGAATTCAAAATATAAATGCAATCTGGAACAACGACCATCAGGATGACAATGGAATTGAAAAAATTGTGCGCTTGTTTCTTTCCTCCTCTCAATTGTTTTTTCCTGGTATTTATATCAAATATTTAGTTTCTAAAAAAGGGGCTGAATATGAAGATTTGGCTGTTGATTTTTATGTTTTGCTTAAGGTAGCACTTCCTCTTACTATTTTAATGAATGAATGGCAAACGAACCCGTTACTTCTTGGCATTATGGTTTATGTAATGCTAGAAACCGTTTTGTATATCCCAACCTTGATTTTTGCTTCCGATTTATTTTCAAAACCGCGTTCTTACAAAAGATCAATGTTGTTACTTTTCTTTAATTATTTAGAAATGGTATTTGCTTTTGCCGTTTTATATACTTGCGATAATTATTTAAATAGACCTTTTCATCATTGGTTTGATGCTATTTATTTTAGTACTGTAACATCATCAACCATAGGATTTGGCGACTACTATCCTGTTAAAACCTTTGGTAAGTTTTTGGTGAGTATGCAATCTCTTTTGGTACTATTATATGTAGTACTATTTTTGAATTTTTTCTCTACTAAAATAAAGTCTAAAGGGTATTTTGACCAAGATAACGATGCCTAATTACAACATTTTCCTAGCTTTTTCTAAGTCTTCCAAGGTGTCAATACCAATTCCAACATGGGTAGTTTCTACCATTTTTATGCGTTTACCAAATTCCAAATAGCGAAGTTGTTCCAGTTTTTCAGATGCTTCTAATGCCATCATAGGTAAACTATAAAAATCTAACAACGCTTGTTTTCTAAAAGCATAAATTCCTATGTGTTGCATATAGCGCACACCTACATTTTTCTCTCTTGGATAAGGAATTACTGAACGCGAGAAGTACAAAGCAAATTGATTTTGATCGGTAACTACTTTTACATTATTGGGATTGTTAATTTCATCTTCAATAGTAATTTCGCGCATTAAGGATGCCAAATCTACTTTTTTATCCAAATCATTTTTAAATACTTCAATCACTTTTGCCAAAGGTTCCGCATCAATAAATGGTTCATCACCTTGCACATTTATTACGATATCTACATCTAGATTTTCAACAGCTTCAGCAATTCGATCACTCCCCGACTCGTGTTCATTGATACTACGAATCGCTTTACCGCCATGAGCAACAATTTCATCAAAAATTAAATCTGAATCGGTTACTACAAATACATCATCAAATAAATTGGTATTGATGGCTGCTTCATATGTTCTTAAAATTACCGTTTTGCCTCCCAAGTCCTGCATTAATTTAGCTGGAAATCGAGTTGACGCGTAACGGGCGGGAATGACTGCTAT
The Flavobacterium sp. WC2421 genome window above contains:
- a CDS encoding glycoside hydrolase family 3 protein encodes the protein MKKINIQKSVLTLTVLSSISLMSFIDPPKYRDLNKNGKMDPYENIKLPIEKRISNLISLMNIEEKAGMMFINGTLINTDGTIDKKEGATGMAARLPSPRELIENKKMNHFNYWQAPNVKEIAMGYNAIQKVAEGTRLGIPVTIASDPRHYFSNNVFAMEANGFSQWPEQLGFAAINDTQLMQKFGDIARQEYLAVGIREALHPMADLATEPRWPRVSGTFGEDANLSARMIKAYILGFQGNKLDVNSVATMTKHFSGGGPQKEGLDPHFQYQKGQVYPGNNFNYHLIPFEAAFDAHTAAIMPYYGVPMEQTSENVGFSYNKDIITRLLRDKYKYDGVVCTDWGLVTDTQMGPVVWPARAWGVENLSEKERVKKIIEAGCDQFGGENCPQYIVELVKEGQIKESRIDQSIRRLLRQKFTLGLFDNPYVDVEKATQIVGRADFRKLGDETQRRSMTLLKNDIKLPLIAVAKLKIYVKNIDPKIASKYGLIVALPEQADVAIIRLNTPWVPLETDNPFAKGFHHGDLDFKGKDLEDVITLCKTVPTIVDIYLDRPAVFPEINAAAKGVFGNYGASDAALLDVIFGNAKPEGKLPFELPSSMEAVRNQKEDVPYDSKDPLYHFGFGLSY
- a CDS encoding 1-acyl-sn-glycerol-3-phosphate acyltransferase, with amino-acid sequence MKKQIYKWIFFKLMGWRIVGSIDANIKKCVMMVMPHTSAHDFYLGIFTRGITGLDMNWVGKKELFRFPFGYYFRYMGGEPLDRSGGLNKVDSIAAIFERRKTFRLAVAPEGTRKKVSELRTGFYYIALKANVPIIPVTFDFGKKEVNLGLPLMPTGNLEVDIEILKTHFIGVEGKNPEYGFKM
- a CDS encoding M14 metallopeptidase family protein, with the translated sequence MDLEQLFVENKEASIEGRYLTLESIEPLLNKLNSKNQLSIIGKSVLEKPIYKYQIGNGDTKIFLWSQMHGNESTTTKALFDFLNLLNSRTDLAEKLLSTFTFYAIPILNPDGAKLYTRVNANSIDLNRDSQDLSQPESRVLREAFMSFKPDYCFNLHDQRTIFGVSDTGKVATVSFLAPSYNEERDINDSRLKAINLIAGINSVLQQYIPNQVGRFDDSFNINCIGDTFQSLGVPTLLFEAGHFSNDYNREETRKYIFIALLSSFTILCENDIVINRINNYLNIPQNKPVFYDFIYKNVKINYDGIEKITNFAAQYKEELIENKIYFNAYIVEIGELKGYYGHFEYDAKGAAYKDDLDNFPKLNQKADFYLDKSLKFVNGLIKK
- a CDS encoding spermidine synthase, with the translated sequence MLKKILSYIIPIKIHTKKSPLSKSLEVTWANGELVLDSKNTNYSYGSLQRILRLGLKTIGFDNIIPMDHVLVLGVAGGSVIKTLVDEIEYKGKITGVEIDSDIINIANQYFNLDKIDQLEIIIDDAFEFVLKTKNKYDLIIIDIFQDTTMPNFLFESFFIDRICFLLNSKGFALFNTMLLNKKDNVRNEKYIAEFDTIHFKIKSIPRVENHNELIVIEKLL
- the kdsB gene encoding 3-deoxy-manno-octulosonate cytidylyltransferase, whose amino-acid sequence is MKIIAVIPARYASTRFPAKLMQDLGGKTVILRTYEAAINTNLFDDVFVVTDSDLIFDEIVAHGGKAIRSINEHESGSDRIAEAVENLDVDIVINVQGDEPFIDAEPLAKVIEVFKNDLDKKVDLASLMREITIEDEINNPNNVKVVTDQNQFALYFSRSVIPYPREKNVGVRYMQHIGIYAFRKQALLDFYSLPMMALEASEKLEQLRYLEFGKRIKMVETTHVGIGIDTLEDLEKARKML
- a CDS encoding potassium channel family protein, with amino-acid sequence MKKTVRKLLLGNVAKMGKPKFNPIQKRIQNINAIWNNDHQDDNGIEKIVRLFLSSSQLFFPGIYIKYLVSKKGAEYEDLAVDFYVLLKVALPLTILMNEWQTNPLLLGIMVYVMLETVLYIPTLIFASDLFSKPRSYKRSMLLLFFNYLEMVFAFAVLYTCDNYLNRPFHHWFDAIYFSTVTSSTIGFGDYYPVKTFGKFLVSMQSLLVLLYVVLFLNFFSTKIKSKGYFDQDNDA
- a CDS encoding helix-turn-helix domain-containing protein; translation: MVNTEDFVKRLEIILDYYSINASTFADKIGVQRSSLSHLLSGRNKPSLDFILKILEVYPDVDLYWILNGKGSFPKNGDKDLVVENSATSELKLNSPTPATESSIPENLFSQNENDKESFPNVESEIISGDVDKIVFFYKDGTFKIFKPQ